From Thunnus maccoyii chromosome 21, fThuMac1.1, whole genome shotgun sequence, the proteins below share one genomic window:
- the LOC121888082 gene encoding glutenin, high molecular weight subunit PW212-like isoform X15 gives MGFFIRWLLVSLLVVGGHQANAYSGKHGDKEVPVLGYKPISSSFDTRGESSWSTGPLGSRDSNSNANQQQMAQSGYQPQQPQVPQQLSNPPKVPQQQQQQVQQQPSYVPQQPQLPQLPQLPQQPQVPQQPSYPPKQPQVPQQPQQPSYPPQQPQQPQLPQVPQQLNPPKAPQQQVPQQPSYPPQQPQQPQLPQVPQQPSYPPKQPQQPQLPQVPQQPSYPPKQPQQPQLPQVPQVPQQPSYPPKQPQQPQLPQVPQQPSYPPKQPQQPQLPQVPQQPSYPPKQPQQPQLPQVPQQPSYPPKQPQQPQLPQVPQQPSYPPKQPQQPQLPQVPQQPSYPPKQPQLPQVPQQPSYLPKQPQLPQVPQQPSYLPKQPQLPQVPQVPGYLPKQPQVPQQPSYLPKQPQQPQVPQQPSYLPKQPQVPSYLPKRPQVPQQPQQPSYLPKRPQQPQVPQQPSYLPKRPQVPGYLPKRPQVPQQPQQPSYLPKRPQQPQVPQQPGYLPKQPQVPGYLPKRPQVPQQPQQPSYLPKQPQQPQVPQQPSYLPKQPQVPGYLPKRPQVPQQPQQPSYLPKRPQQPQVPQQPSYLPKQPQVPGYLPKRPQVPQQPQQPSYLPKRPQQPQVPQQPSYLPKQPQVPGYLPKRPQVPQQPQQPSYLPKRPQQPQVPQQPSYLPKQPQVPGYLPKRPQVPQQPQQPSYLPKQPQMQRYLPRRMPVLQQPFYKLRKPSHLPKLLPRRQRPQQPQVPGYPAQRPQRPQPPQQPGYPAQRPQPPQQPGYPAQRPQQPQQPGYSPQHSWVSQQPLYNDYPTFAKGGVTAQMHSNRNYNTADASKTAFN, from the exons ATGGGGTTTTTCATAAG ATGGTTGCTGGTGTCCTTGCTAGTTGTAGGAGGGCATCAAGCTAATG CCTACTCTGGGAAGCATGGTGACAAGGAAGTGCCAGTTCTAGGCTATAAACCAATTTCAAGTAGCTTTGACACTAGAGGGGAATCTTCATGGAGCACTGGGCCACTTGGTAGTCGGGATTCAAACTCAAATGCAAATCAG CAACAGATGGCTCAGTCTGGTTATCAGCCCCAGCAGCCACAGGTGCCCCAGCAGCTGAGCAACCCACCCAAGGtaccccagcagcagcagcagcaggtgcagcagcagcctAGCTATGTGCCCCAGCAACCTCAGCTGCCCCAGCTGCCCCAGCTGCCCCAGCAACCTCAGGTGCCCCAGCAGCCTAGCTACCCACCCAAGCAGCCCCAGGTGCCCCAACAACCTCAGCAGCCTAGCTACCCGCCCCAGCAGCCCCAGCAACCTCAGCTGCCACAGGTGCCCCAGCAGCTGAATCCACCCAAGGCACCCCAGCAGCAGGTGCCCCAGCAGCCTAGCTACCCGCCCCAGCAGCCCCAGCAACCTCAGCTGCCACAGGTGCCCCAACAGCCTAGCTACCCGCCCAAGCAGCCCCAGCAACCTCAGCTGCCACAG GTGCCCCAACAGCCTAGCTACCCGCCCAAGCAGCCCCAGCAACCTCAGCTGCCACAGGTGCCCCAG GTGCCCCAACAGCCTAGCTACCCGCCCAAGCAGCCCCAGCAACCTCAGCTGCCACAGGTGCCCCAACAGCCTAGCTACCCGCCCAAGCAGCCCCAGCAACCTCAGCTGCCACAGGTGCCCCAACAGCCTAGCTACCCGCCCAAGCAGCCCCAGCAACCTCAGCTGCCACAGGTGCCCCAACAGCCTAGCTACCCGCCCAAGCAGCCCCAGCAACCTCAGCTGCCACAGGTGCCCCAACAGCCTAGCTACCCGCCCAAGCAGCCCCAGCAACCTCAGCTGCCACAGGTGCCCCAACAGCCTAGCTACCCGCCCAAGCAGCCCCAGCTGCCACAGGTGCCCCAGCAACCTAGCTATCTGCCCAAGCAGCCCCAGCTGCCACAGGTGCCCCAGCAACCTAGCTACCTGCCCAAGCAGCCCCAGCTGCCACAGGTGCCCCAGGTTCCTGGCTACCTACCCAAGCAACCTCAGGTGCCTCAGCAGCCTAGCTACCTGCCCAAGCAGCCCCAGCAACCTCAGGTGCCTCAGCAGCCTAGCTACCTGCCCAAGCAGCCCCAGGTTCCTAGCTACCTACCCAAGCGGCCCCAGGTGCCCCAACAACCTCAGCAGCCTAGCTACCTGCCCAAGCGGCCCCAGCAACCTCAGGTGCCTCAGCAGCCTAGCTACCTGCCCAAGCGGCCCCAG GTTCCTGGCTACCTACCCAAGCGGCCCCAGGTGCCCCAACAACCTCAGCAGCCTAGCTACCTGCCCAAGCGGCCACAGCAACCTCAGGTGCCTCAGCAGCCTGGCTACCTGCCCAAGCAGCCCCAGGTTCCTGGCTACCTACCCAAGCGGCCCCAGGTGCCCCAACAACCTCAGCAGCCTAGCTACCTGCCCAAGCAGCCACAGCAACCTCAGGTGCCTCAGCAGCCTAGCTACCTGCCCAAGCAGCCCCAGGTTCCTGGCTACCTACCCAAGCGGCCCCAGGTGCCCCAACAACCTCAGCAGCCTAGCTACCTGCCCAAGCGGCCACAGCAACCTCAGGTGCCTCAGCAGCCTAGCTACCTGCCCAAGCAGCCCCAGGTTCCTGGCTACCTACCCAAGCGGCCCCAGGTGCCCCAACAACCTCAGCAGCCTAGCTACCTGCCCAAGCGGCCACAGCAACCTCAGGTGCCTCAGCAGCCTAGCTACCTGCCCAAGCAGCCCCAGGTTCCTGGCTACCTACCCAAGCGGCCCCAGGTGCCCCAACAACCTCAGCAGCCTAGCTACCTGCCCAAGCGGCCACAGCAACCTCAGGTGCCTCAGCAGCCTAGCTACCTACCCAAGCAGCCCCAGGTTCCTGGCTACCTACCCAAGCGGCCCCAGGTGCCCCAACAACCTCAGCAGCCTAGCTACCTGCCAAAGCAGCCTCAGATGCAGCGCTATCTGCCCAGGCGAATGCCAGTTCTGCAACAGCCTTTCTATAAATTGAGGAAGCCCAGCCACTTGCCAAAGCTGCTGCCAAGACGGCAGCGTCCCCAGCAGCCGCAGGTGCCTGGCTACCCTGCCCAGCGTCCCCAGCGTCCCCAGCCGCCCCAGCAGCCTGGCTACCCTGCCCAGCGTCCCCAGCCGCCCCAGCAGCCTGGCTACCCTGCCCAGCGTCcccagcagccccagcagcCTGGCTACTCACCCCAGCATTCTTGGGTTTCTCAGCAGCCACTCTACAATGATTATCCAACTTTTGCCAAAGGAGGAGTCACTGCCCAAATGCATTCAAATAG gaacTACAACACTGCAGATGCATCAAAGACTGCTTTCAACTGA
- the LOC121888082 gene encoding glutenin, high molecular weight subunit DX5-like isoform X25: MGFFIRWLLVSLLVVGGHQANAYSGKHGDKEVPVLGYKPISSSFDTRGESSWSTGPLGSRDSNSNANQQQMAQSGYQPQQPQVPQQLSNPPKVPQQQQQQVQQQPSYVPQQPQLPQLPQLPQQPQVPQQPSYPPKQPQQPQLPQLPQVPQQPSYPPKQPQQPQVPQQPSYPPKQPQQPQLPQVPQVPQQPSYPPKQPQQPQLPQVPQQPSYPPKQPQQPQLPQVPQQPSYPPKQPQQPQLPQVPQQPSYPPKQPQQPQLPQVPQQPSYPPKQPQQPQLPQVPQQPSYPPKQPQLPQVPQQPSYLPKQPQLPQVPQQPSYLPKQPQLPQVPQVPGYLPKQPQVPQQPSYLPKQPQQPQVPQQPSYLPKQPQVPSYLPKRPQVPQQPQQPSYLPKRPQQPQVPQQPSYLPKRPQVPGYLPKRPQVPQQPQQPSYLPKRPQQPQVPQQPGYLPKQPQVPGYLPKRPQVPQQPQQPSYLPKQPQQPQVPQQPSYLPKQPQVPGYLPKRPQVPQQPQQPSYLPKRPQQPQVPQQPSYLPKQPQVPGYLPKRPQVPQQPQQPSYLPKRPQQPQVPQQPSYLPKQPQVPGYLPKRPQVPQQPQQPSYLPKRPQQPQVPQQPSYLPKQPQVPGYLPKRPQVPQQPQQPSYLPKQPQMQRYLPRRMPVLQQPFYKLRKPSHLPKLLPRRQRPQQPQVPGYPAQRPQRPQPPQQPGYPAQRPQPPQQPGYPAQRPQQPQQPGYSPQHSWVSQQPLYNDYPTFAKGGVTAQMHSNRNYNTADASKTAFN, from the exons ATGGGGTTTTTCATAAG ATGGTTGCTGGTGTCCTTGCTAGTTGTAGGAGGGCATCAAGCTAATG CCTACTCTGGGAAGCATGGTGACAAGGAAGTGCCAGTTCTAGGCTATAAACCAATTTCAAGTAGCTTTGACACTAGAGGGGAATCTTCATGGAGCACTGGGCCACTTGGTAGTCGGGATTCAAACTCAAATGCAAATCAG CAACAGATGGCTCAGTCTGGTTATCAGCCCCAGCAGCCACAGGTGCCCCAGCAGCTGAGCAACCCACCCAAGGtaccccagcagcagcagcagcaggtgcagcagcagcctAGCTATGTGCCCCAGCAACCTCAGCTGCCCCAGCTGCCCCAGCTGCCCCAGCAACCTCAG GTGCCCCAACAGCCTAGCTACCCGCCCAAGCAGCCCCAGCAACCTCAGCTGCCACAG CTGCCACAGGTGCCCCAACAGCCTAGCTACCCACCCAAGCAGCCCCAGCAACCTCAG GTGCCCCAACAGCCTAGCTACCCGCCCAAGCAGCCCCAGCAACCTCAGCTGCCACAGGTGCCCCAG GTGCCCCAACAGCCTAGCTACCCGCCCAAGCAGCCCCAGCAACCTCAGCTGCCACAGGTGCCCCAACAGCCTAGCTACCCGCCCAAGCAGCCCCAGCAACCTCAGCTGCCACAGGTGCCCCAACAGCCTAGCTACCCGCCCAAGCAGCCCCAGCAACCTCAGCTGCCACAGGTGCCCCAACAGCCTAGCTACCCGCCCAAGCAGCCCCAGCAACCTCAGCTGCCACAGGTGCCCCAACAGCCTAGCTACCCGCCCAAGCAGCCCCAGCAACCTCAGCTGCCACAGGTGCCCCAACAGCCTAGCTACCCGCCCAAGCAGCCCCAGCTGCCACAGGTGCCCCAGCAACCTAGCTATCTGCCCAAGCAGCCCCAGCTGCCACAGGTGCCCCAGCAACCTAGCTACCTGCCCAAGCAGCCCCAGCTGCCACAGGTGCCCCAGGTTCCTGGCTACCTACCCAAGCAACCTCAGGTGCCTCAGCAGCCTAGCTACCTGCCCAAGCAGCCCCAGCAACCTCAGGTGCCTCAGCAGCCTAGCTACCTGCCCAAGCAGCCCCAGGTTCCTAGCTACCTACCCAAGCGGCCCCAGGTGCCCCAACAACCTCAGCAGCCTAGCTACCTGCCCAAGCGGCCCCAGCAACCTCAGGTGCCTCAGCAGCCTAGCTACCTGCCCAAGCGGCCCCAG GTTCCTGGCTACCTACCCAAGCGGCCCCAGGTGCCCCAACAACCTCAGCAGCCTAGCTACCTGCCCAAGCGGCCACAGCAACCTCAGGTGCCTCAGCAGCCTGGCTACCTGCCCAAGCAGCCCCAGGTTCCTGGCTACCTACCCAAGCGGCCCCAGGTGCCCCAACAACCTCAGCAGCCTAGCTACCTGCCCAAGCAGCCACAGCAACCTCAGGTGCCTCAGCAGCCTAGCTACCTGCCCAAGCAGCCCCAGGTTCCTGGCTACCTACCCAAGCGGCCCCAGGTGCCCCAACAACCTCAGCAGCCTAGCTACCTGCCCAAGCGGCCACAGCAACCTCAGGTGCCTCAGCAGCCTAGCTACCTGCCCAAGCAGCCCCAGGTTCCTGGCTACCTACCCAAGCGGCCCCAGGTGCCCCAACAACCTCAGCAGCCTAGCTACCTGCCCAAGCGGCCACAGCAACCTCAGGTGCCTCAGCAGCCTAGCTACCTGCCCAAGCAGCCCCAGGTTCCTGGCTACCTACCCAAGCGGCCCCAGGTGCCCCAACAACCTCAGCAGCCTAGCTACCTGCCCAAGCGGCCACAGCAACCTCAGGTGCCTCAGCAGCCTAGCTACCTACCCAAGCAGCCCCAGGTTCCTGGCTACCTACCCAAGCGGCCCCAGGTGCCCCAACAACCTCAGCAGCCTAGCTACCTGCCAAAGCAGCCTCAGATGCAGCGCTATCTGCCCAGGCGAATGCCAGTTCTGCAACAGCCTTTCTATAAATTGAGGAAGCCCAGCCACTTGCCAAAGCTGCTGCCAAGACGGCAGCGTCCCCAGCAGCCGCAGGTGCCTGGCTACCCTGCCCAGCGTCCCCAGCGTCCCCAGCCGCCCCAGCAGCCTGGCTACCCTGCCCAGCGTCCCCAGCCGCCCCAGCAGCCTGGCTACCCTGCCCAGCGTCcccagcagccccagcagcCTGGCTACTCACCCCAGCATTCTTGGGTTTCTCAGCAGCCACTCTACAATGATTATCCAACTTTTGCCAAAGGAGGAGTCACTGCCCAAATGCATTCAAATAG gaacTACAACACTGCAGATGCATCAAAGACTGCTTTCAACTGA
- the LOC121888082 gene encoding glutenin, high molecular weight subunit DX5-like isoform X28: MGFFIRWLLVSLLVVGGHQANAYSGKHGDKEVPVLGYKPISSSFDTRGESSWSTGPLGSRDSNSNANQQQMAQSGYQPQQPQVPQQLSNPPKVPQQQQQQVQQQPSYVPQQPQLPQLPQLPQQPQVPQQPSYPPKQPQQPQLPQVPQVPQQPSYPPKQPQQPQLPQVPQVPQQPSYPPKQPQQPQLPQVPQQPSYPPKQPQQPQLPQVPQQPSYPPKQPQQPQLPQVPQQPSYPPKQPQQPQLPQVPQQPSYPPKQPQQPQLPQVPQQPSYPPKQPQLPQVPQQPSYLPKQPQLPQVPQQPSYLPKQPQLPQVPQVPGYLPKQPQVPQQPSYLPKQPQQPQVPQQPSYLPKQPQVPSYLPKRPQVPQQPQQPSYLPKRPQQPQVPQQPSYLPKRPQVPGYLPKRPQVPQQPQQPSYLPKRPQQPQVPQQPGYLPKQPQVPGYLPKRPQVPQQPQQPSYLPKQPQQPQVPQQPSYLPKQPQVPGYLPKRPQVPQQPQQPSYLPKRPQQPQVPQQPSYLPKQPQVPGYLPKRPQVPQQPQQPSYLPKRPQQPQVPQQPSYLPKQPQVPGYLPKRPQVPQQPQQPSYLPKRPQQPQVPQQPSYLPKQPQVPGYLPKRPQVPQQPQQPSYLPKQPQMQRYLPRRMPVLQQPFYKLRKPSHLPKLLPRRQRPQQPQVPGYPAQRPQRPQPPQQPGYPAQRPQPPQQPGYPAQRPQQPQQPGYSPQHSWVSQQPLYNDYPTFAKGGVTAQMHSNRNYNTADASKTAFN, encoded by the exons ATGGGGTTTTTCATAAG ATGGTTGCTGGTGTCCTTGCTAGTTGTAGGAGGGCATCAAGCTAATG CCTACTCTGGGAAGCATGGTGACAAGGAAGTGCCAGTTCTAGGCTATAAACCAATTTCAAGTAGCTTTGACACTAGAGGGGAATCTTCATGGAGCACTGGGCCACTTGGTAGTCGGGATTCAAACTCAAATGCAAATCAG CAACAGATGGCTCAGTCTGGTTATCAGCCCCAGCAGCCACAGGTGCCCCAGCAGCTGAGCAACCCACCCAAGGtaccccagcagcagcagcagcaggtgcagcagcagcctAGCTATGTGCCCCAGCAACCTCAGCTGCCCCAGCTGCCCCAGCTGCCCCAGCAACCTCAG GTGCCCCAACAGCCTAGCTACCCGCCCAAGCAGCCCCAGCAACCTCAGCTGCCACAG GTGCCCCAGGTGCCCCAACAGCCTAGCTACCCGCCCAAGCAGCCCCAGCAACCTCAGCTGCCACAGGTGCCCCAG GTGCCCCAACAGCCTAGCTACCCGCCCAAGCAGCCCCAGCAACCTCAGCTGCCACAGGTGCCCCAACAGCCTAGCTACCCGCCCAAGCAGCCCCAGCAACCTCAGCTGCCACAGGTGCCCCAACAGCCTAGCTACCCGCCCAAGCAGCCCCAGCAACCTCAGCTGCCACAGGTGCCCCAACAGCCTAGCTACCCGCCCAAGCAGCCCCAGCAACCTCAGCTGCCACAGGTGCCCCAACAGCCTAGCTACCCGCCCAAGCAGCCCCAGCAACCTCAGCTGCCACAGGTGCCCCAACAGCCTAGCTACCCGCCCAAGCAGCCCCAGCTGCCACAGGTGCCCCAGCAACCTAGCTATCTGCCCAAGCAGCCCCAGCTGCCACAGGTGCCCCAGCAACCTAGCTACCTGCCCAAGCAGCCCCAGCTGCCACAGGTGCCCCAGGTTCCTGGCTACCTACCCAAGCAACCTCAGGTGCCTCAGCAGCCTAGCTACCTGCCCAAGCAGCCCCAGCAACCTCAGGTGCCTCAGCAGCCTAGCTACCTGCCCAAGCAGCCCCAGGTTCCTAGCTACCTACCCAAGCGGCCCCAGGTGCCCCAACAACCTCAGCAGCCTAGCTACCTGCCCAAGCGGCCCCAGCAACCTCAGGTGCCTCAGCAGCCTAGCTACCTGCCCAAGCGGCCCCAG GTTCCTGGCTACCTACCCAAGCGGCCCCAGGTGCCCCAACAACCTCAGCAGCCTAGCTACCTGCCCAAGCGGCCACAGCAACCTCAGGTGCCTCAGCAGCCTGGCTACCTGCCCAAGCAGCCCCAGGTTCCTGGCTACCTACCCAAGCGGCCCCAGGTGCCCCAACAACCTCAGCAGCCTAGCTACCTGCCCAAGCAGCCACAGCAACCTCAGGTGCCTCAGCAGCCTAGCTACCTGCCCAAGCAGCCCCAGGTTCCTGGCTACCTACCCAAGCGGCCCCAGGTGCCCCAACAACCTCAGCAGCCTAGCTACCTGCCCAAGCGGCCACAGCAACCTCAGGTGCCTCAGCAGCCTAGCTACCTGCCCAAGCAGCCCCAGGTTCCTGGCTACCTACCCAAGCGGCCCCAGGTGCCCCAACAACCTCAGCAGCCTAGCTACCTGCCCAAGCGGCCACAGCAACCTCAGGTGCCTCAGCAGCCTAGCTACCTGCCCAAGCAGCCCCAGGTTCCTGGCTACCTACCCAAGCGGCCCCAGGTGCCCCAACAACCTCAGCAGCCTAGCTACCTGCCCAAGCGGCCACAGCAACCTCAGGTGCCTCAGCAGCCTAGCTACCTACCCAAGCAGCCCCAGGTTCCTGGCTACCTACCCAAGCGGCCCCAGGTGCCCCAACAACCTCAGCAGCCTAGCTACCTGCCAAAGCAGCCTCAGATGCAGCGCTATCTGCCCAGGCGAATGCCAGTTCTGCAACAGCCTTTCTATAAATTGAGGAAGCCCAGCCACTTGCCAAAGCTGCTGCCAAGACGGCAGCGTCCCCAGCAGCCGCAGGTGCCTGGCTACCCTGCCCAGCGTCCCCAGCGTCCCCAGCCGCCCCAGCAGCCTGGCTACCCTGCCCAGCGTCCCCAGCCGCCCCAGCAGCCTGGCTACCCTGCCCAGCGTCcccagcagccccagcagcCTGGCTACTCACCCCAGCATTCTTGGGTTTCTCAGCAGCCACTCTACAATGATTATCCAACTTTTGCCAAAGGAGGAGTCACTGCCCAAATGCATTCAAATAG gaacTACAACACTGCAGATGCATCAAAGACTGCTTTCAACTGA
- the LOC121888082 gene encoding glutenin, high molecular weight subunit PW212-like isoform X24 — MGFFIRWLLVSLLVVGGHQANAYSGKHGDKEVPVLGYKPISSSFDTRGESSWSTGPLGSRDSNSNANQQQMAQSGYQPQQPQVPQQLSNPPKVPQQQQQQVQQQPSYVPQQPQLPQLPQLPQQPQVPQQPSYPPKQPQVPQQPSYPPKQPQQPQLPQLPQVPQQPSYPPKQPQQPQVPQQPSYPPKQPQQPQLPQVPQVPQQPSYPPKQPQQPQLPQVPQQPSYPPKQPQQPQLPQVPQQPSYPPKQPQQPQLPQVPQQPSYPPKQPQQPQLPQVPQQPSYPPKQPQQPQLPQVPQQPSYPPKQPQLPQVPQQPSYLPKQPQLPQVPQQPSYLPKQPQLPQVPQVPGYLPKQPQVPQQPSYLPKQPQQPQVPQQPSYLPKQPQVPSYLPKRPQVPQQPQQPSYLPKRPQQPQVPQQPSYLPKRPQVPGYLPKRPQVPQQPQQPSYLPKRPQQPQVPQQPGYLPKQPQVPGYLPKRPQVPQQPQQPSYLPKQPQQPQVPQQPSYLPKQPQVPGYLPKRPQVPQQPQQPSYLPKRPQQPQVPQQPSYLPKQPQVPGYLPKRPQVPQQPQQPSYLPKRPQQPQVPQQPSYLPKQPQVPGYLPKRPQVPQQPQQPSYLPKRPQQPQVPQQPSYLPKQPQVPGYLPKRPQVPQQPQQPSYLPKQPQMQRYLPRRMPVLQQPFYKLRKPSHLPKLLPRRQRPQQPQVPGYPAQRPQRPQPPQQPGYPAQRPQPPQQPGYPAQRPQQPQQPGYSPQHSWVSQQPLYNDYPTFAKGGVTAQMHSNRNYNTADASKTAFN; from the exons ATGGGGTTTTTCATAAG ATGGTTGCTGGTGTCCTTGCTAGTTGTAGGAGGGCATCAAGCTAATG CCTACTCTGGGAAGCATGGTGACAAGGAAGTGCCAGTTCTAGGCTATAAACCAATTTCAAGTAGCTTTGACACTAGAGGGGAATCTTCATGGAGCACTGGGCCACTTGGTAGTCGGGATTCAAACTCAAATGCAAATCAG CAACAGATGGCTCAGTCTGGTTATCAGCCCCAGCAGCCACAGGTGCCCCAGCAGCTGAGCAACCCACCCAAGGtaccccagcagcagcagcagcaggtgcagcagcagcctAGCTATGTGCCCCAGCAACCTCAGCTGCCCCAGCTGCCCCAGCTGCCCCAGCAACCTCAGGTGCCCCAGCAGCCTAGCTACCCACCCAAGCAGCCCCAG GTGCCCCAACAGCCTAGCTACCCGCCCAAGCAGCCCCAGCAACCTCAGCTGCCACAG CTGCCACAGGTGCCCCAACAGCCTAGCTACCCACCCAAGCAGCCCCAGCAACCTCAG GTGCCCCAACAGCCTAGCTACCCGCCCAAGCAGCCCCAGCAACCTCAGCTGCCACAGGTGCCCCAG GTGCCCCAACAGCCTAGCTACCCGCCCAAGCAGCCCCAGCAACCTCAGCTGCCACAGGTGCCCCAACAGCCTAGCTACCCGCCCAAGCAGCCCCAGCAACCTCAGCTGCCACAGGTGCCCCAACAGCCTAGCTACCCGCCCAAGCAGCCCCAGCAACCTCAGCTGCCACAGGTGCCCCAACAGCCTAGCTACCCGCCCAAGCAGCCCCAGCAACCTCAGCTGCCACAGGTGCCCCAACAGCCTAGCTACCCGCCCAAGCAGCCCCAGCAACCTCAGCTGCCACAGGTGCCCCAACAGCCTAGCTACCCGCCCAAGCAGCCCCAGCTGCCACAGGTGCCCCAGCAACCTAGCTATCTGCCCAAGCAGCCCCAGCTGCCACAGGTGCCCCAGCAACCTAGCTACCTGCCCAAGCAGCCCCAGCTGCCACAGGTGCCCCAGGTTCCTGGCTACCTACCCAAGCAACCTCAGGTGCCTCAGCAGCCTAGCTACCTGCCCAAGCAGCCCCAGCAACCTCAGGTGCCTCAGCAGCCTAGCTACCTGCCCAAGCAGCCCCAGGTTCCTAGCTACCTACCCAAGCGGCCCCAGGTGCCCCAACAACCTCAGCAGCCTAGCTACCTGCCCAAGCGGCCCCAGCAACCTCAGGTGCCTCAGCAGCCTAGCTACCTGCCCAAGCGGCCCCAG GTTCCTGGCTACCTACCCAAGCGGCCCCAGGTGCCCCAACAACCTCAGCAGCCTAGCTACCTGCCCAAGCGGCCACAGCAACCTCAGGTGCCTCAGCAGCCTGGCTACCTGCCCAAGCAGCCCCAGGTTCCTGGCTACCTACCCAAGCGGCCCCAGGTGCCCCAACAACCTCAGCAGCCTAGCTACCTGCCCAAGCAGCCACAGCAACCTCAGGTGCCTCAGCAGCCTAGCTACCTGCCCAAGCAGCCCCAGGTTCCTGGCTACCTACCCAAGCGGCCCCAGGTGCCCCAACAACCTCAGCAGCCTAGCTACCTGCCCAAGCGGCCACAGCAACCTCAGGTGCCTCAGCAGCCTAGCTACCTGCCCAAGCAGCCCCAGGTTCCTGGCTACCTACCCAAGCGGCCCCAGGTGCCCCAACAACCTCAGCAGCCTAGCTACCTGCCCAAGCGGCCACAGCAACCTCAGGTGCCTCAGCAGCCTAGCTACCTGCCCAAGCAGCCCCAGGTTCCTGGCTACCTACCCAAGCGGCCCCAGGTGCCCCAACAACCTCAGCAGCCTAGCTACCTGCCCAAGCGGCCACAGCAACCTCAGGTGCCTCAGCAGCCTAGCTACCTACCCAAGCAGCCCCAGGTTCCTGGCTACCTACCCAAGCGGCCCCAGGTGCCCCAACAACCTCAGCAGCCTAGCTACCTGCCAAAGCAGCCTCAGATGCAGCGCTATCTGCCCAGGCGAATGCCAGTTCTGCAACAGCCTTTCTATAAATTGAGGAAGCCCAGCCACTTGCCAAAGCTGCTGCCAAGACGGCAGCGTCCCCAGCAGCCGCAGGTGCCTGGCTACCCTGCCCAGCGTCCCCAGCGTCCCCAGCCGCCCCAGCAGCCTGGCTACCCTGCCCAGCGTCCCCAGCCGCCCCAGCAGCCTGGCTACCCTGCCCAGCGTCcccagcagccccagcagcCTGGCTACTCACCCCAGCATTCTTGGGTTTCTCAGCAGCCACTCTACAATGATTATCCAACTTTTGCCAAAGGAGGAGTCACTGCCCAAATGCATTCAAATAG gaacTACAACACTGCAGATGCATCAAAGACTGCTTTCAACTGA